The stretch of DNA AACAAGGCAGTCCATAAAAGCTGTTATGTTTTGGATGGACAACTGGCAGGAGTTGAGAGGTGACAGCAGGGCTTTTTAGAGGATTCAGCATCATGAAAATGTAGTTACTGCCTAGTGGATACTGAGCTACTCTGAGCCATAGCTCAGCCAGCGATTCTACCTTCCCTCCCAAGAAGATTAAAATCATCATTAATTTTGGGAGATACTTCTTTGGGGTTGGGCTGCAAGCAAGGCTTTACCCAGCGGGTGCCGCGATCCGAAAACCAGAAAGATTTCAAGTGCTTCACTTACATGGAAGACTGTCGACCTCAGCAGCAGAACAAGGaagtgctgcagctgccacgtgtccTGACTGTCACCCTGCTCTGTTGCAGACCCACggcatgtccctgtccctgtccctgtccctgagccagccccgcagcccccggcAGCGGCGCATGACGCCCTTCTGGAGAGGGGTGTCCCTGAGACCCATCGGAGCCTCGTGCAGGGACAACAGCGAGTGCCTCACCATGCTCTGCAGGTAACCACGCTCAGAGTGCTGGCATGCAGAGGAACTTCCCACCTGGGCTCATCCAAATGGGATCCAGAGGTCACTCTGTGCATAAAAAAAGATACCAGGAATAGGGATGGGGCAACAGAGTCAGACTCTTTAGTAAGCAGAACAAACAGAACAGAGTCCAGGTGTGCAGAGTGCCAGCCCCAGTCCTTTCACTGCAACCCCAAATAACCTGGCTGGTCAAAGAGGACAGAGGGCTCCAGACAGCTTTTAGGCAATTTACAGACCTGCCCATTAATCCTTTCCTTTACAGCATGTACTAATGAAAGTGAAAAAGCTTGTATTAATATCTTACCCTAAATTAATCACTTTTGGCTGATTATTTAAGCTCATAGTTTAAAAAGCAACTGCAATATCAAAAGCTATTTAACTCTCACTAGGCGTGAGCAAATTGTCCAACCACATATAAATTGATTAGTTAAAATTATTACTTCATGACTGAAAGGTGATTTTGTATGGCACCTGTTGCACACATACACCAGCACTCAGGATAGAAAATAGTAATTTCCTACTATATGGAAATAGCAGTAATGGATAAGCATATCctattattaattaatattattataaataaGCTTAGTTTATGCTATAGATTATTAGGATAAGTAAGTGAATAGGAGAGGGTGGTTGGGCTGTTATGCTACGTTTGGAATTCTGATGGAAAGCAAAGACCAAACAATGAATCAAGACTGAACAGCTGAGGGGAGTACAGCATGCCtgaacccagcactgctggcacaggggcacAAAGATGTTCCTGTGACCCCTGGCTGAGGctggcaggggcagccccagccctcaGAGCCTcatgatggttttgtttttattttcctcatgatggttttggttttactttgctcctgatggttttgtttttatcttcctcatgatggttttggttttattttccccaggaaaaacCGCTGCCTCCTCTCCACGGCCTCGGCGTGAGCTGTCACCAAGCACAGCCTGCACTGTTACTGCTGACCATGCTCCACACACTTGGGATGTATTTATTGACTGCTCAGGAGCTGCAAGGGCCTCGAGCAATCAgagtatttaatatttctgtcaATTGTGCTGATAGAAGGACTTCAAGGAGCTCGAGAGCATCTCCTCCCACAGCCACGCCTCTGGAGGCCTCTGGCCAAGCTCAATAAAAGGGCTCTGCATCTCCTGCTcgtttggtttttttgtaatgctttctattatttatttgaaggtgtgaattaaaatatatatatatattcagcAAAGCAGCTTGGTTTTCCTTGTATCTTGAGCAAAGTGGATggtgagcacagagctggggctcaGTTCCAGCCAGACTTTGGACATTTATCCTTCCCCCTGGCAAGAGCATAAAGTAGATCAGGCCCCATCTCCCCCCAGTCTAGCTCTTATCAGTCCTCAGATAAAGGCCTGTTGGAGAAAGGGAACCAAACTGATAATACTGATAGCAATTCCAATATCCCAAATATAACCAGAGATAAGTGGAAGGAGAACTATTTACTTTTAATTACTTCTAATCAAATTTACTTAAATACATGTCCTAGACTGACTTTTGCCACTGACCTTAGCTCCAGTCTTTAAATGAATTGATCAAAATGATGTTTTGATGTGTTGGATGTCGACTTGGAggctgaaagacaaaaaaaaaaaattcaacaaatCTGGACACATGCACTGGATGctacttttcttttgtttcacagAGCAACAGgatcaaggaaagaaaattctgcCTAAAAATGCACTTCCAGGGAAGAGAAGGCCCCACAAAAAAAGATACAAGCACAAGGGGTTGGAAGTTTAATACAGAAAATCTATTTGATATTTATTAAACTTAGTTTCTCCAGTTACAGTTTTGCATTGTACAAAGCATTTTAATGACACAGTAGTTAAAAAGATCTTTACAAATTGAAATGTGATACCCTTttctccaaatattttaattgccataaatttgtttaaaaatacacattaaaCGCATGTTTCAGACACTAAACTTTCTATAATCTCAATACCACAAAATACATAGAATATACTATACAGATGTGGAAAAAATCTAGTTAGTATATAATACTTTGCTCACCATTAACAGCTTTATTACGTGAAATGCACATACTGACTTAGAAATCCTAATTTTGAGCCCCAAAGTACCCTTTGAAATTTCAAATGTATTGCAACAAATAAAATcacagtttgtttctttttttttccggTTTTGGTTGAAGACAGATGCCGAAATCTTTtgatagaaaacaaaaatgtaacaCATGGACTTGTCATGTACAAAGCATAAAACAGAGACATCCCATTAGTTACTAATAGTACCTTTCTGTAGGATTAATTAGGGCTTCATTTATAAGTGACAGGTTAAAAGTtacctcccctccccagccctcccccaaaagaaaaaccccTTCTTCaccaaataataatttcaaataagataaaggatttttaataaatatataagcACTTTATCCTCCATAtacaaaatttttttaaaacaatttaaaaggGGGACCAGATACAAATGTCAGGAACTGTGCTTGGAAAGTCATGCCTGGTCCTTGGAGTAGAGTTTGGGATGTGGAATGCCAAGGCAGGGCAAGGAGCTGTgtcctgggacagggatggagcctggagccagggatgggcacagtgcCCCAGGGAATTGAGCTCCCAGGTGGAATAAAAGCAGGGGAGGCACAGTCCCACAACAGCCCTGCTCCCCGGGActgccccagcagctgggaTTGCTCCCCCAGCACATccaggggctgagcccagcccggGAGCAGCTCCGGGGGCAGCGctgccccttccttcccttcccttccctcccagggCCACCAAGCCCTGGACACAGCAGGATTCCCAGGGACGCTCCCAGCCTGGCAACCCCTCCTGGAACACTCTGCATCTgggggagctggcagcaaagcTCAGGCTCCTCTCTGTCCCTCAGGATGCCCAGCACTGACCTCATTGCTCATTGGAACAGGGGTTTTCCAGAACACTGACACATCACAGGGAGAAGTTTCAACCCTGACCCAAGGATTTGTTGGAAAAGTAAAGAATTTGGAAGTTGTTTACTCCCCAATGGGTAATTCAAACTTGACTTGCTCAGGCCCTTGTGGATCTGCCTCAATGGAAACACTGCAATGACAGCAAAGATCTGTTCAGAAAATGACATTAAATACAGCAAAGGTAGTTTCTCTCACTTTCCAGCAGTTTGCCTTTTGGGCAAACTCCCTAATTCTCTGCCTACGGCTTTATTTTACTTGCCCCAGGCAAGTGCTACATCATTCCCATAAGTTCTGACTCTCTGTGTGTTGGGGCCATTCATAAATACATTTCAGGGCATTTTTTGTTACCACAGCAATCAAGCCTCAGCAATCTAAAGGAATATACATTGCACTCCTGGATAATATGCAATATTTATCACCAATAAGATGGTGACTCAGCACTCAATAAATAATATATCAATATAGTCAGTTGCACCATAATCTAAAAACAAGTATAACATATACTTTGGACAGACTGagtcatatatatatacatatatattaaaagacACATACAATACAAATTGCATACTGCCATCGAAGCCAAGGAGAGCCGTCcatctgctctgctttatgGCTGAGattcaaatcaaaacaaaactcttGGGCTGGTTTACTCTGGTGTCCTGAAGATTTGTTTGGAATTATAAATGGTTTGCACCTTTATCACCTGGAACCTGCAAGTCTGAGAGCAAAGTCAAACAGCACAGATAGCTGAGCAAGCCTAGTCTGATTGAGCCATTTTCAAGATTCACCAACTGGGGCCATGATCAGCAAGGGAATTAAGATTACAGCGCTGATATGTATTGATACACATTCCCTATCCAGGGAATCATTTGGGAAGCCAGGAGTGGGGAGTCCCTCCTCAGTCACTCCTGTGACCTGCACTCCCCCtgtggtgctgggagctgccaaggacagggacagagccctCCTAGCTTGGCAGAGGGATGGAAGCCTAGGatgtatttgcctttttttttttttttttttttttttggctataAAATCCGCTCAAGTACAGAACTTTCCTCTTGGAAACAAGGGTCAATCCCAAATTAAGATATGAGGTTTGAACTGATCTGTTTgcaccagccccagctgcaCAAGGCATTTCCTATCCATCCCCAAGCCCCTGAGGATCCCCCGCACGGACACAACACCCGGGACAGCACTCCAGAGgatatgccaccatggagttCACCCTTCAGCTGGGACACTTCCAACCAGCTCAGGTGCACATTTTGACACGATTCAGAAAAAAGCCTTCTGGTTGTTTGAAGCCAATTTCTAAGATCCACTGCTCTAGGGATAAGCGATGCGTTTTCAAGAGGCCGATTTCACGTGACACCAAAAGGTATTTGTGGGACTctagttaaggaaaaaaagttccCCGAGATGACACCATTCCTGCTGACAGCAATGGTGACTGTGCACAAAGGAGCAAGCCAAGAACAGCCACGCTGGCTAGTGCAGCACTACACACAAACCCACCCACGAATGCAACTTCTACCAAGGGATTTCTCAGCGTCAGAGGTGTGCGAGGCACttcagaggaggaaaggaaacacAGCTGACAGTGTCCCATGCCCACGGCGGGGAGTTTGAGGGTACAGAGTTCTGTCTCCAACAGCAAAGACTAACAGAAAGGTGACCTTGCACAGTGATTCCATAAAAAGGATGCTCCGACAGACCTGGAGAGTGGAGTCAGGGAGAGCCCCAGGTCTGTTCCCCGTTTGTCAATCCGGACGTAGCAAAGCTTTTCTGGAAGTACAAAACACGCTGGGACGCAAAGGAAGCTCTACGAAGATGCAGCTACCTTGTAGTAGGTTACTAATTTGCAAAACTTCTAAACTCTTAAAGCCCATAGGACATACTGCAGTACTAAGGAGCGTAGAATTCTATTCCTTCTCTCGAGGTTGCCGTGATTTTGGCACTTAACTACACCTACACAAAAAATTTAGTGCAATAATTTTCCTGAACATGCACGTTCATATCTGGTACAGAATAAAGGGTTCAAtgggagagaaaacaaagcagcattCCACAATCTCACTCCAAAGGATTCAGAGTTGGACTCTGGGGAAGGAGACCACCACGATGAGTCAGTTTGTGTGACAGACACCGGGactttgaaaaaggaaatggaatttTACCCAAGTACTGCAGAAGACCACTGCATACAGTATACCTGGTCCTGCTGTAAAACATCTTGTAAACAGTTCATAAAATCTTCATCTAAAAGTAAGGCATAAGGCACACCAGACATGTTGGGGGCACTAAGCAATACCGAAAGCAGTAGCATTTGAAACCTTTTAACTCAGACAAGCACCTCATGTGGAAAGGTACTTTGGTTTGCACTCAGAGAGgggccaccagcagctccagcaagcCTGTGTGGCACCCAGCAGCCCCCTCGGGAGTGGACGTTACGTGACATGAACGGGACCTTCATTAGCACGGGGTCAAGCCAAGTTTGCCATCCATGCTGCACAGAAcagggctcctgcaggagcagctctgctcccaccccacGCTGGCTGCTGCACTGCCAGCCTGTAGTGTCCATCACCCAGCAGACCCTAAGAGGACAAAATGGGCCTAGAGGTCTGCTCAAGATTCCTGGTTTCTCAGTCAATGGAAAAGATGTAAATGACGGTTCTGGTAGGAATTGAACTGCTCTTGGGTTTGGAACCACGAAGTTCTCCAATTTTTAACTGTCAAAAAGTGACAAGCACGGAAACAAAAAGAATTTGAAATGAAGAGATGCAAAAAAGCAGGAGATTGTCCTTTTCCAAAGCCTTTCCTGTTTGCATCGCACCCATCAGACTGAAGGTCATTCCTACACCACTGCCTGGACGTTACACTGAATGCAAATTACTGTAATGTTTTGTGATTGTTATAGTGTTAATCGATGGCTTGAAGCTGCCTTGGAAACAATCCAAGGCAGATCCagctaaatatttttccatataaATTTCTTTATAATTCATTTAAATGAAGTATCTCAATACGTAGAAGAATATCTGGAACTTTTCTATTTAGTACAAATTCTGCAATAATAAATCTGTAGTTGTCATTTATTAGTCGACTCATAGGCATTAGGCATGAGAAGTATGGTGTCCCTACTCGTTAGAACCTATTAACCCTAGTTCCTTTTACTGGCTCTACCACCACAAGACATTACAGAGTAACAAAGCTCACAAAGTACTTAAATAAAGTGTCTAGGTTTAATTTCTAAGTACTCAAAAGGGGAAATTTAGGGAAGTAGAAATAGCTAAAACCAGCCCCCAAAAGGggcttttcaaaattaaaattaaaaaaaaaattaaaataaatagaatttaaaCTGACTATTCATGTATTGTGACTGGAATTCCAAGGATCTATCCATGACAGATCAGCAAAACTACAACTTTTCTGTagcaaattttcaaatatttaaataacttAAACCGGGAATACTGGAGAAGTCCATGAACCAGCTGATTCGGGGttaaacacaaaacacaaaatgagGATGGGAGACGTGGGAAAGCATTCCTTGCTCTTAGTGTCAACTAAGCAATGTGTTATGGCAGTCTTCCTTATTGACATGACACAGTGTTGTGGAGAGGAATCAGAGGCAGCTGAAGaatgggctgggctgggcttcCTCACTTGGCGTCGAGGCGCAGCCAGTGCAGACCCTGCCGGGTGTAACGCACCAGCTCCGTCATGATGCTCGTGTTAAACACCAGGGGCCCCATCACCTTGTCCAGTTCAGCAAAGAACTCTaaaacagcacaaacacaggTTAAAGGAGCACATCTGGTAACCACATCCGACCCCGGGTCCCAGCATCGGTCGCTGGGATGGAGCaaaagggaaggaggagaggtgggggaatgggggagtCAAGGAGAAAGGTCCTTCCTAATCCATTCCTTTATTCTTCTGCACAAGACTGCTTGGAAAAAACTAAACCATTGCCAGACTTCTTTTCCTCTAAAACTGGTATTTCACTAGTTGAAAATAACGAAACTACTGCCAAAAGTAGTTACTACTGCTAAAAGCAAACAACTAAACTACTTCCTTAAGGAGTCGTCACTAAAGAATTTCAGAAAGGGAAATGCATCAAGTTCCTCTTCCTAAACTCAACATTTTACAGGAAGCACAGCCAAAATTTTTATGTCACAACTCCGACATTACCTTGACAACCACAACACCCAGCCTGGTGTATCCCTGCAGCCCCAAGTGTCACTTTCCCCCTGATTTTGCAGAATTCAACGCCCATCAACAAAATCAAAGCCTGGGagtgcagcagctccctctggAGGTTTCAACCCCCCTGAGGCAGCCCTTACCTTTCTGTTCTCTTGAGAGCTGTTCTGCTTGTTCCCAGATTTCAGTGGCATAGAGGAAGTTGGAGGTGACCTGGACGTAGCTGGCAGCCATCTGATGGATGCGCTGCGGGATCGTCACCGAGGACCCGCTCCCTGAAGGGTTGGCTGCCCCGGAAGAGTAATTTCCTGAATTCCCTGGAGACAGCTTTGGAGACACTGGAGATGGCATCCCAACAGGTTTGCTGCTCACACAGAGGGGAAGATGGAATTGGAAAGGTAGAAATGCAGCAGCTTTAGACACATCAAGCTCTGAGATGTCCCCTAAGATCTGCCCACACGTGGGGTGTGTGATGGGAAAACACTCCTACTTTACACACCAAAAATCAGGATTTGCCCTACAGCCAATGAAAACCTCAAGATGGGAACTGCTGAGGATCCTCCAATACAAAACCTAATTAACAAACCTGAGCATCTTAGCATTAACAAAATCCTAAATTATATCGCTGAAATGAACCTTAAagatgaagaacaaaaaaatgacTGCTACCTGCTAACTCCACTTCCAGAATGTTGCATTGCATAACATTACTGCAGATAGCACAATGGAAATCTGAAGTGCCCCACCTTAAACTCACTGAATAATTTATCAAAGCTCCATTATTGGGTTGAAAAGAGCAGAAGTAATTGCTGAACTATGGAAGAGAGAATCCTGCTAGTGCCTGTAACCTCTGGCCTTGCAGCACTAATAAAgctcttttttggggggagaaaTGCATTAAATTAAACACCAAAGCTCCCCGGGATAAATGACTTGTGGGTTAGTGGCACACTGCCCCTTTTTTAGCCTGACaaaccctgcagagctgcagaactTCCCTCCACCATGGTAATTACACAAAAAATGGATCAAAATCCATGCCCTTCAAATCAACCCAAAAGCTGCTCCCTGAGCCCCCTGGCAcacagaaaatggagaaaacatCCTGTAAATTCAGAAATAGAGCTAACAGCTTTTACCACTCACCTTCCCATACCAGGGGATGGTGCTTGAGAATTATTGTAGCAGTTCTGTGTGGGAAAAAGACACATTTCACCTGATTTGTGTTTATACTTGCACTAATTACATTTTATCTGGTTGTTTAACTGGTTCTTTTTAACCGATTTTTCTTTGTACTTTTACCTTCAAATCATGTTCTCAATAATATCCCATTAAACTGAAATTTATAGAAACACCCTTTTTACTGATGGCTAGGACACAAATTAAGGGGTTATTTTAGCAAAGCAAACAAGTATTGGAGTAGTCTATTGCACCTTATGGGAACAATTTTCAGGATTTTCAGCCCTTGAACAGAAAGAATCTGCTATCACAGGCATTGAACAATTAAAGCTATCCCAAATCTGAGAGATTTGGTATGTGATGaacctgttttctctctttccagcATTGAGAGCTGGAAGCTTCAGAATCAGCTGCACAGAAATTTAGATAAATTCATGGGCAGTTTATCTAAACCCAGCCAACATCCCACTGGAAACATCCTTCTCCTTGTAGCCTACTACATTTATTAAAGAAGATCAAATTAGCAGAGTTGTCATGCCAGGACCATCAGGGTTATGGTGATTAAAGCTCTGCCCAACTTTAATACACCTTCAAGTCCAGATCTAAACAAGTGTTCACATGCAGCATTCTGAAattggatttgggaattttaagTGATGTAGAGCTTCCATACCATTAGGTTTTAATGTTCTGAGAAAATACAGATGCAATTACCTTCAGATGTTCAGTCAGAGTTTTTGAGTATTTCAATGCACtttcctttttcagtttgaaaagcCTCAGGTACAGCAGAGCTTGGCACCGAAGGCTGCccaaagacaggaaaaaacagTCACAATTAAAGTCAGGTTTATCTCAACTCAGTGAATTTCAAACATCTAGCAGCTGTGGTCCTGATGTTCTCTCTGCCAACTCAGCTCTCAAGTAGTAAGTAACTCAACCAGAAAATCCACAACCACCTTGAAATTCTGCAGGGAACTGGAACAGTTCAGTGTGCCTCAAGCTGGAACTAAAACTCtcagtgatgctgctgctgggtttgggagACACCACCCAGTGAATTCCTGGACAAGGGGTTCATTTACTGTTCACCTGTGCCAGGTCACCCTGAGCCCCGTCAGGgccttccctgtgctctcccCTGAACCCAAGGGTTCTGCTCCTGTCCACTTCTGCCACCCCCTCAGCCTCAGGGCTCCTGCCAGTCCCCACAGTCAGTCCAAGTGGGATTTATCCCTGGCTCAGTGCTCAGGAGGCACCTTCTGCTGTCACTCTTCAATGTTGCAAAGCCTTGGCCCTTGCTGGCAACATCCCCACTTACAGTAATCAGACAGAGCTTAATTTTTGCGTACAGCCAAGTGGAAATCTCCTGTGTTTGGTTCAGGAACACCCAAGAGCTCAGTGTAAAGCAGCATTTTGTGTAAATGACAGCTGTGGAAAGCACGAGGGCACTGCAGGAGACCCCAGCACACTCACCAAAGCACTGCCAGCCTTTTGTCCGCAGCCGTCGCATCTGGGGCCAAGTAATTCTTCAGTTTCATAGTGTatctgcagagaaaggcagcaaatcagccccaaaacaaaaaccacttcCATTTATCATTCCAAAAACACTCATGTTCTCACGAATTTCCAGTTTCAGCTGGCTCCACTGTTTTAGGAACATCCCTCAGCCCCGAATAAAGCACTGACTCAGCAGTAACCAGAATAATTCTGCTCCTCTTGGGTCATTCATTGTGGAGGGACTTGAAGCCTCAGCAGAAATCACCTCGGCCTTCCTGGAAATGCTTTAAACCCCAGCAACTGGAATGAACTGGTCACTGCTCCAGTGTTATTGGGAATGACAACAGATCTCAAAACCTAGGGGCAAAACCTCTGTCCTCCTCAAAGCTCTCTAAATCCCAGAGTTCCCCCCACCCACCTTcccctgcaggagctctgcaaaGCTTACTTGATTAATTCCACAGTTTCTGAATACATAGGGAACGGGGACTTGGATTCCTGAGCATTTTTCTCCAATGCATTCCCACACTCGATGAAGGACACGACAGCATCCAGGTAGTACACGGCCTTCTCAAACCTGTCCgactgcagggagggaggaacaGCTCAACAACAGAAAGCACAGAAGTGCAAGGAaattccagcacagcagggcaggagaatGGCAAAGGCAGCAAAGCAACCCCAGGATCAGGGGCACACACTGGGTGGCCACTGGAGATCCACTCACCAAAGCATCTGCATTATGTTTCAGCTTCTTTGCTTCCTGCAAATAATGATCAGCTGAGTAAGTCCTGCAAGAGAGGGCAGGGATTTAGGGACTGGAGCTACCCATTACACAGCCTTTTGTAACTGGAGCTTCTTAATATTGCCACCTTTCAGGGCTTTATCTGTTCTAACTCAAGCTACACCATGCTAAAACTGTTTAAAGGAATCTGTTAGATTAGTTAACTACTATGATACAATTGTTAA from Cinclus cinclus chromosome 14, bCinCin1.1, whole genome shotgun sequence encodes:
- the LEAP2 gene encoding liver-expressed antimicrobial peptide 2; its protein translation is MHWWKVMAALLLCSLLLSQTHGMSLSLSLSLSQPRSPRQRRMTPFWRGVSLRPIGASCRDNSECLTMLCRKNRCLLSTASA